A stretch of Moorena sp. SIOASIH DNA encodes these proteins:
- a CDS encoding transposase translates to MIITYCYRIKPEPQQIAKMEHWLELLRRHWNYGLGQRLDWLNRTRCQIDRCSIISEPIGEIPEKPDYYFQQSALKETKQLFPEYKEIYSEVQQINLQRLDQAWKRWLVPDKTGKRGGRPRFKSKGKLRSIGFSRVNHPKAALKFDGKNIIISRLGVIPVVRHRPIPFGFVIKTATLIKKADGWYVCLVIQDESIPKLIPVETIKTGVGVDVGIKEFAVTSEGEFFPIKQFYRKGQARLARAQRCLSRKQKRSNNYLKQLNRVQRIHQKIQRQRKEQHYRVAQSLSRRFDLIAVEDLNIRGLAKTRLAKSILDAGWGGFMTILEAVAVKRGCHVVKVSPHGTSQNCSGCGALVPKTLSVRTHQCPDCGLEIDRDENAAINILNRALSEVGIILPACGGLVNRQPMKQETSEVESYVQLSLF, encoded by the coding sequence ATGATAATCACGTATTGCTACAGAATCAAGCCAGAACCGCAACAAATAGCCAAGATGGAACACTGGTTAGAGTTGCTAAGACGGCACTGGAATTATGGGTTAGGTCAGCGGTTAGACTGGCTAAACAGAACTCGTTGTCAGATTGATCGTTGCTCTATTATTTCAGAGCCTATTGGCGAGATTCCTGAGAAGCCTGATTATTATTTTCAGCAGTCAGCACTCAAAGAAACTAAGCAACTGTTTCCTGAATACAAAGAGATTTACTCTGAAGTTCAACAAATTAACTTGCAGAGACTTGATCAAGCCTGGAAACGTTGGCTAGTGCCAGACAAGACCGGGAAACGCGGTGGTAGACCTCGATTTAAATCAAAAGGCAAATTAAGGTCAATTGGTTTTAGTCGAGTTAATCACCCAAAAGCAGCACTTAAATTTGATGGCAAAAATATAATTATTAGTCGCTTGGGTGTTATTCCTGTTGTCAGGCATCGTCCGATACCGTTTGGTTTTGTTATTAAGACAGCTACACTCATCAAAAAAGCTGATGGTTGGTATGTTTGTTTGGTAATTCAGGATGAATCTATCCCTAAGTTAATCCCAGTTGAAACCATTAAAACTGGAGTGGGTGTAGACGTTGGGATTAAAGAATTTGCTGTGACTTCAGAGGGTGAATTTTTCCCGATTAAACAGTTTTATAGAAAAGGTCAAGCGCGTCTTGCTAGGGCACAGAGGTGTTTATCTAGGAAGCAAAAACGCTCTAATAATTATCTAAAACAATTGAATCGAGTTCAACGAATTCACCAGAAGATTCAGAGGCAACGAAAAGAGCAACATTACCGAGTGGCTCAATCTTTAAGCCGACGCTTTGATCTGATTGCTGTTGAAGATTTAAACATTAGAGGACTGGCTAAGACAAGGTTAGCAAAATCAATTCTTGATGCAGGTTGGGGAGGATTCATGACGATACTGGAAGCAGTAGCGGTCAAACGCGGTTGCCATGTCGTCAAGGTTTCTCCTCATGGAACCTCTCAGAACTGCTCTGGCTGCGGGGCATTAGTGCCTAAAACTTTGTCGGTTAGAACTCATCAATGCCCGGACTGTGGTTTGGAAATCGACAGAGACGAGAATGCAGCGATAAACATTCTCAACCGGGCATTGAGCGAGGTGGGTATCATCTTGCCTGCCTGTGGAGGCTTAGTCAATCGACAGCCTATGAAGCAGGAAACTTCTGAGGTAGAGAGCTATGTTCAACTCTCTTTATTTTAG
- a CDS encoding ATP-binding sensor histidine kinase, with protein MSSTVITLTGYQITETLYGSSRTLVYRGLRESNQIPVVIKLLNTDYPSFGELVRFRNQFTIAKNLDIPGIVKPYCLEHYRHSYALVMEDFGGISLGNYSNGQPMSLGTFFPIALQIITTLQGLYLQGVIHKDIKPANILINPDTKQVKLIDFSLASVLPREIMVLQSPNVLEGTLAYLSPEQTGRMNRSIDYRSDFYSLGVTFFKLLTGQLPFPSTDPMELVHCHIAKQPPAADSVKGDIPPMLSQIIGKLMGKNAEDRYQSALGLKHDLETCFKQWQETGRIESFKLGSRDICVRVAAPREHRFIIPEKLYGRAWEVDTLLAAFERVSNSASSIEMILVAGFSGIGKTSVVNEVHKPIVRQRGYFIKGKFDQFQRNIPFSAFVQAFRDLMGQLLSETDAQLQQWKTRIITALADNGQVIIEVIPELERIIGQQPPVPELSGSAAQNRFNRLFQKFIEVFTTPEHPLVIFLDDLQWADLASLKLMQLLISETETGYLLLIGAYRDNEVFPAHPLMVTLDQIAKTKATVNTITLAPLKPSDLNCLIADTLHCAVELAAPLTELVNQKTQGNPFFATQFLKSLPEDGLISFNFEFGYWQCDIAKIKAVALTDDVVEFMGLQLKKLPVVTQEILQLAACIGNQFDLATLAIVYEKSESETAANLWKALQEGFILPITEIYKFFQDYNYDNLSVSELKSFGSLDVKPRATESLGQPVSEVLGQEFSYRFLHDRVQQAAYFLIPEDQKQSTHWKIGQLLLENTSLAEREEKIFDIVSQLNYGVDLISEQVERNELAQLNLMAGRKAKASTAYGAAVEYLRLGMTLLAADSWHSNYDLTLSLYQEAAQSEYLSTNFDRAIALSDIILEQATKILDCVKADELKVQIYIAQDYQSKGIEIGLEALEKLKIPLVSSASGYKNKLVKLPSLRDLATMPTMTNPEQLAALRILLTLAPPIHRVKPNLYPYVALTMIGLCLDHGHSSLAAGVYVIYGVFLREFIEDVESAYHSGQIALRLLEQYQAKTLTSKVHLIFSVFICPGKEHGRATLNLLREGIQRVREEGNIEYVGYFINAYFTHLYLLGESLFVINKEASKYMDLLVITQQKYCLLYTNTWKHVTLSFQGLLADKYQLVSDDFNEHEMFNHFHKTHNHQSLFNLHLAKLIIRYTFHDYEQAVVHGSKATEYEDGAFGLLVVVAHNFYYSLSLLAQYPNRDREAWPTANRTQQDHYLNQVKVNQKTLGNWADHAPANFQHKYNLVAAEIARVVGDTLDAMELYDLAIAGAKDNEYLHEEALANELAATFYLERGKPKIAQIYLTDAYYAYARWGAKAKVEDLEQGYPELLAVIQQQQTISLDPSHSITTDHSQSLSTLSLIQSISSNSLSVSDALDLATVIKASQAIAREIQLEQLFSTLMKVIIENAGAEKCALILPKAGKWVIDAYYITQSISKGNSKGNSEGNSESDQQFSVTVLQSIPVVKSQDISVSVINYVAHSSETLVLDNASVETMLAADLYIIKQQPKSILCTPILNHGQLIGIVYLENNQCTGAFTKDRLEILELLCSQAAISLENANLYNTLEEKVAERTQELSETLEDLKATQKQLVESETKAVLSSFVAGVSDEISTPVGNGITAASTLADETLGFIHSFQEGKLKRSALQNYLEVAQESSELILSNLQRAGELVQNFRQVAVDQDDLEKRTLSLKHYLEEVLLTLEPKLKQTAHGLTLKGDDTVTINTYPGAIWKIVTHLVINSITHAYQPSEQGQLTLTVERIQDQVMLKYDDDGCGIPQEHVGKIFEPFFTTARPQGRTGLGLHIVYNLVTQKLLGQIEVKSEVGKGTEFMITLPIG; from the coding sequence ATGAGCAGCACTGTGATCACACTTACTGGCTATCAAATTACCGAAACCCTTTACGGGAGTTCCAGAACCCTAGTTTATCGAGGCTTACGGGAGTCGAACCAAATACCCGTAGTCATTAAACTACTCAATACCGACTATCCTAGCTTCGGTGAACTGGTACGATTTCGCAATCAGTTCACCATTGCCAAAAACCTTGACATCCCTGGGATTGTTAAGCCTTATTGTCTGGAACACTATCGCCATAGTTATGCATTGGTGATGGAGGATTTTGGTGGTATTTCCCTGGGTAACTATAGTAATGGTCAGCCCATGAGCTTAGGCACATTCTTTCCGATTGCCCTGCAAATTATTACCACCCTACAGGGACTATATCTCCAGGGGGTGATTCACAAAGATATTAAACCTGCCAATATCTTGATTAATCCAGACACTAAACAGGTCAAACTGATTGACTTTAGTCTGGCTTCTGTGCTACCTCGGGAAATAATGGTGCTTCAAAGTCCCAATGTCTTGGAAGGCACTCTCGCTTACCTATCACCGGAACAAACTGGACGGATGAATCGGAGCATTGACTACCGCAGCGACTTCTATAGTTTGGGAGTGACTTTCTTTAAATTGCTCACGGGACAATTACCCTTCCCTAGCACTGACCCGATGGAGTTAGTTCACTGTCATATTGCTAAGCAACCTCCTGCTGCGGATAGCGTTAAGGGGGATATTCCTCCTATGCTTTCTCAGATCATTGGCAAGCTGATGGGGAAAAATGCCGAAGACCGTTATCAGAGTGCTTTAGGGTTGAAGCATGATTTGGAAACTTGCTTCAAGCAGTGGCAGGAAACTGGCAGGATTGAATCCTTTAAGTTAGGCAGTCGGGATATTTGCGTTCGCGTAGCGGCTCCTAGGGAGCATCGCTTCATAATTCCGGAAAAACTCTATGGTCGTGCCTGGGAAGTAGACACTTTACTGGCAGCCTTTGAGCGGGTGAGTAACTCCGCCAGTAGCATCGAAATGATATTAGTAGCAGGGTTTTCCGGCATTGGTAAAACCTCTGTGGTCAATGAAGTCCACAAGCCGATTGTGCGACAACGGGGTTATTTCATCAAAGGGAAATTTGACCAATTCCAGCGAAACATTCCCTTTTCAGCATTTGTCCAAGCTTTCCGAGACTTGATGGGGCAACTGTTGAGTGAAACTGATGCTCAATTGCAACAGTGGAAAACTAGAATTATTACAGCACTGGCAGATAATGGTCAAGTCATTATTGAAGTCATTCCCGAACTAGAACGGATTATCGGCCAACAGCCTCCTGTCCCAGAATTATCAGGGAGTGCGGCACAAAATCGCTTCAATCGGCTGTTCCAGAAATTCATTGAGGTCTTCACCACTCCTGAGCATCCCTTAGTGATTTTCCTGGATGATTTGCAATGGGCAGATTTGGCTTCGTTGAAGTTGATGCAATTGTTGATCAGTGAAACAGAGACTGGTTATCTGTTGCTGATTGGTGCTTATCGGGATAACGAAGTATTCCCAGCCCATCCCTTGATGGTGACCCTAGATCAGATTGCTAAAACTAAGGCTACTGTCAATACTATTACCTTAGCTCCTCTGAAGCCATCTGACCTTAACTGTTTGATTGCAGATACTCTCCATTGTGCTGTGGAACTAGCAGCGCCTTTAACCGAACTAGTTAATCAAAAAACTCAAGGGAATCCTTTCTTTGCCACTCAATTCCTCAAATCTTTGCCTGAAGATGGACTGATTAGCTTTAATTTTGAATTTGGTTATTGGCAGTGTGACATTGCTAAAATAAAAGCTGTGGCGCTGACTGATGATGTCGTGGAATTTATGGGGCTCCAGTTGAAGAAGTTGCCAGTCGTGACTCAGGAGATACTTCAACTAGCTGCTTGTATTGGTAACCAATTTGATTTAGCAACCCTAGCCATTGTCTATGAAAAATCCGAATCTGAAACAGCAGCTAATTTATGGAAGGCGCTACAAGAAGGATTTATCTTACCAATCACTGAAATTTACAAGTTTTTTCAGGATTATAACTATGATAACTTATCAGTTTCTGAGCTTAAGTCCTTTGGTAGTTTGGATGTCAAACCCAGAGCTACAGAAAGCTTAGGGCAACCAGTATCAGAGGTTTTGGGGCAAGAGTTTAGCTACCGATTTTTGCACGACCGAGTGCAGCAAGCCGCTTATTTTCTGATTCCAGAAGACCAGAAGCAATCAACTCATTGGAAAATTGGTCAACTACTGTTAGAAAATACGTCTTTAGCAGAACGGGAAGAGAAAATTTTTGATATTGTCAGCCAGTTGAATTATGGTGTGGACTTAATTTCTGAGCAAGTTGAACGGAATGAACTAGCTCAGTTAAATTTAATGGCAGGACGTAAAGCTAAGGCTTCTACAGCCTATGGTGCTGCGGTTGAATATTTAAGGTTGGGGATGACACTGCTAGCAGCAGATAGTTGGCACAGTAACTATGACCTAACCTTGTCATTATATCAGGAAGCAGCACAATCAGAGTACCTCAGCACTAACTTTGACAGGGCAATTGCTTTAAGCGATATTATTTTAGAGCAAGCCACTAAGATACTTGACTGCGTAAAGGCTGATGAGCTAAAGGTACAGATTTATATTGCTCAAGACTACCAGAGCAAAGGGATTGAGATTGGATTAGAAGCGTTAGAAAAGCTGAAGATTCCCCTAGTATCTAGTGCCTCAGGATACAAGAATAAGTTAGTGAAATTACCATCCCTAAGGGATTTGGCAACTATGCCAACGATGACCAATCCCGAGCAACTAGCGGCGCTTCGGATTCTATTAACCCTTGCGCCTCCGATACATCGTGTCAAACCTAATCTGTATCCGTACGTGGCATTGACTATGATTGGTCTATGTCTCGACCATGGTCATTCATCCTTAGCCGCTGGTGTCTATGTAATTTACGGTGTGTTTCTCCGTGAATTTATCGAGGATGTGGAGTCGGCTTATCACTCTGGTCAGATAGCATTACGGCTGTTGGAACAGTATCAAGCTAAAACCCTCACATCTAAAGTTCACCTAATTTTCAGCGTGTTCATCTGTCCTGGAAAAGAACATGGGAGAGCAACACTAAATTTATTGCGGGAGGGAATTCAACGTGTACGTGAAGAAGGAAATATAGAATATGTTGGCTATTTCATTAACGCCTATTTTACTCATTTATATTTGCTGGGGGAGAGTTTATTTGTTATCAACAAAGAAGCTAGTAAATATATGGATTTACTAGTTATAACCCAACAAAAATATTGTTTATTATATACTAATACATGGAAACACGTAACCTTAAGCTTTCAAGGATTGTTAGCTGATAAATACCAATTAGTGAGTGATGATTTTAATGAGCATGAAATGTTTAATCATTTCCACAAAACTCATAATCATCAATCACTGTTTAACCTCCATTTAGCTAAATTAATCATTCGGTATACCTTTCACGATTACGAACAAGCTGTTGTTCATGGTTCAAAAGCTACCGAGTATGAAGATGGAGCATTTGGTCTACTGGTAGTTGTTGCTCATAACTTCTACTATTCCCTATCGTTACTTGCTCAGTATCCTAACCGCGATCGCGAAGCGTGGCCTACAGCCAATCGCACTCAGCAAGACCACTACCTAAACCAAGTAAAGGTGAACCAAAAAACCCTGGGCAATTGGGCTGACCATGCTCCTGCAAATTTCCAACATAAGTATAATCTGGTGGCAGCAGAAATAGCGCGAGTTGTCGGGGATACTCTCGATGCTATGGAGCTGTACGATCTTGCCATTGCTGGCGCAAAAGACAACGAATACCTTCACGAAGAAGCCCTTGCTAATGAACTGGCTGCTACGTTTTACTTAGAGCGGGGCAAACCCAAAATTGCCCAAATTTACCTCACTGATGCCTACTATGCCTACGCTCGCTGGGGAGCTAAAGCTAAAGTTGAGGATTTAGAACAAGGCTATCCTGAATTACTGGCTGTGATCCAGCAACAACAGACTATTAGCCTCGATCCTAGTCATTCAATTACCACCGATCATAGTCAGTCTTTATCGACTTTGAGCCTAATCCAAAGTATCAGCTCAAATAGCCTTAGTGTTTCAGACGCTTTAGATTTGGCAACAGTGATCAAAGCATCTCAAGCCATTGCCAGGGAAATTCAACTTGAGCAGTTATTCTCTACCTTAATGAAAGTGATCATTGAAAATGCAGGAGCAGAAAAATGTGCTTTGATTTTGCCTAAAGCTGGAAAATGGGTGATCGACGCTTACTATATAACTCAGTCTATCTCCAAAGGCAACTCCAAAGGCAACTCCGAAGGTAATTCGGAATCAGATCAGCAATTCTCTGTAACCGTACTGCAATCAATTCCGGTAGTAAAGAGTCAAGATATTTCAGTTAGCGTGATCAACTATGTTGCCCATAGCTCCGAAACTTTAGTATTAGATAACGCTAGTGTGGAAACTATGTTGGCAGCTGACCTCTATATTATTAAGCAACAACCTAAGAGTATCTTGTGTACACCTATCCTCAATCACGGTCAACTGATTGGTATTGTGTACCTTGAAAATAATCAATGTACTGGAGCGTTTACTAAGGATAGGTTAGAAATTCTGGAACTGTTGTGCTCTCAAGCGGCTATCTCTCTAGAAAATGCTAATCTCTACAACACCCTGGAAGAAAAAGTTGCTGAACGCACTCAAGAACTGTCTGAAACTCTGGAAGACCTGAAAGCGACTCAGAAACAGTTAGTGGAATCTGAGACTAAAGCCGTTTTAAGTAGCTTTGTGGCTGGTGTCAGTGACGAAATCAGTACGCCGGTTGGCAATGGGATTACTGCTGCTTCTACCCTAGCTGATGAAACTCTTGGATTTATCCATAGCTTCCAAGAGGGTAAATTAAAGCGCTCGGCACTCCAAAACTATTTGGAAGTGGCTCAAGAATCCAGTGAATTAATTCTGAGTAACTTACAACGGGCTGGGGAGTTGGTGCAAAATTTCCGGCAAGTTGCTGTTGACCAAGATGATTTAGAAAAGCGCACCTTAAGTCTTAAACACTATCTCGAAGAGGTCTTACTTACTTTAGAGCCTAAACTCAAACAGACTGCCCATGGTTTAACCCTAAAAGGAGACGATACAGTTACGATCAATACTTATCCAGGAGCTATTTGGAAAATTGTTACTCATTTAGTGATCAATTCCATTACCCATGCCTATCAACCATCAGAGCAAGGACAGTTAACCTTAACTGTTGAGAGGATTCAGGATCAGGTGATGCTTAAGTATGATGATGATGGCTGTGGGATTCCTCAGGAGCATGTGGGCAAAATTTTTGAACCTTTCTTTACTACTGCTAGACCTCAAGGCAGAACTGGTTTGGGGTTACATATTGTCTACAATTTAGTGACTCAGAAGCTACTGGGACAAATTGAGGTCAAGTCTGAAGTTGGTAAAGGTACTGAGTTTATGATTACTCTACCGATAGGTTGA